Part of the Candidatus Binatus sp. genome is shown below.
GCGGAATGATACGTTCGTGGTGGCAAGCTGATGCTCAAGTTTGAGTCGATGGTGCGGACGCGATCCAGCCTCCGCTGACGACGCGCAGCGCCGCTCGATTCCGATCACGTTCGCGAACGACGGAACCGAATTCACGAAGGCCCGGTAGTTGTGCTGCGCGGACATTATTCGCGGCATCAATCGCGCAAACAGCACCAGCAGGATCAGGATCGCCGCGGGCGGGGTCTGGAGCATCCGAATCGATCCAAACAGCACGATCGCCAGGATTACGACCGACCCCAGCTCGAACGCGGTTGCCGCGCCGGCCTGTTCGCGCGCGCTTTCGACGTTGGCCCGCGCCACCTCCGCGCTCAGCGTCGAGAAGATCTCACAGTTGCGCGCTTCGAGGCCGTAGGTTTTGGTCGCTTTCAGGTTTTGCAGATGCTCGATCGCGGCGCCGTAGAGCCGCTGCGTCATCGACGAGATTTCTTCCCCCCGCTCGTGCACGGCTTGCGCGCGGCGGCGGAGTACGATCGCCAGGATCACGCCGCATCCGAGCACCACCATCGTCATGCCCGCCGACAGCGCGAACGCGACCGCCACGTACAGCACGCCGATCACCAGGTCGCCCGCCAGCATCAGCATCGCGTACGCGCCGTAGCCGATTCGATCGATCTCGGCAGTCAGCGCGTGCGTCAAATCCGAGCCGCGCGCGCGGCAGATCGTAAGCCAGCTAGCATTCGCGATCGCGCGGTAGAGCCGGGTCCGCAGGTGATGCTCGAGTTCCTGGTCCACCTCGTAGATCTCGACGCTCTGCCGCTTGCCGAAGAGCGCGCGCACGCCGACCAGCACCACGAAGATGCTGAGCAGCAGCGCCAGCGACGGCTCAAGTCCGAGCGCCCGCAATCCACTGGAAACGATTCGGGCATAGCGGCCCGCCACGCCCTGATGCGCCAAATCGAGGCCCGCTATTTCCAGCGTCGGCAAGAGAAGCGCCAGGCCGACGCCTTCGGTCAGCGAAAACGCGACCATCATCGCGACCGCGCGCGCCACCCGCCAGCGCGAGACCGCGATGATCGTCGCCGCAAAATTCCTTGTGTCCGAGCGCATCAGGCCGCCGTAAATGGCGTCAGGCGAGATTATGAGATCGTGCGCCGCCGCGCCATGCGAGCGTTCGTTCTTGAGCGCCCGCCGACGCTTTGGTACCGTCGTGTGGCCTGCCGGAGCGGTGGTTCAACACGATGCCGACCGATTTCACCATAGTCGTCTCGAAGTATCAGGTCTCGCGCGATCTTGCCGAAGAGGCGGTCATCCTCAACACCCGGAGCGGCATCTACTATGGACTCGATTCGGTCGGCGCGCGGGTGTGGAACCTGATGCGCCAGCCGCGCAAGTTCTCCGAAATCTGCCAGTTCATCACCGCTGAGTACGACGTCGCGCCGGCGTCCTGCGCCCGCGACCTCCGCGAATTGCTGGACAATCTGCACGCTTACGGATTGATCGAGATTGACCCGTGAATCGCGCCGCGAGCCCCGCGTGAAGCCGGATTGGACCGCGGATTCCGCGCCCTCGGCGCTTCCCGTATCGCTGGACGATCGCGCTTGGCCGTCGGCGACCGGAGCTTTCTATCACTATGCGATTTACGGCATCACGCTTCGAAGCCAGATTCAGTTTTCCTTCGAGCAAGCATCCCCGCTGCGGAAGCCTGATATCGATCTCCGCGTCGCGCCGCCGGGTTTTTTTCGCAAGGCGACCGCAGGCGCTATCCTGAAGCAGACGCCGTCAGGATGGTACCGCTATGCCGAGATGCCCGATCGTCGCTCCTACCTGCTCTGGGAGGGCCTGTTCGAATTTCTGATCGAGGCCGACGGCCGCCGCGTATGGTGCGGATGGCTCGGTTCCACGTCGCTCGAGTCGCTGCAAGTTTACCTGCTTGGCCATGCTCTTTCGTTTGCATTGGTGAAACAGGGCTTCGAGCCACTTCACGCGACCGCGGTGGTGATCGAGGGCGAGGCGGTTGCCTTCCTCGGCGATAGCGGATTCGGCAAGTCCACGCTGGCGGCGGCGTT
Proteins encoded:
- a CDS encoding PqqD family protein is translated as MPTDFTIVVSKYQVSRDLAEEAVILNTRSGIYYGLDSVGARVWNLMRQPRKFSEICQFITAEYDVAPASCARDLRELLDNLHAYGLIEIDP
- a CDS encoding ABC transporter ATP-binding protein: MRSDTRNFAATIIAVSRWRVARAVAMMVAFSLTEGVGLALLLPTLEIAGLDLAHQGVAGRYARIVSSGLRALGLEPSLALLLSIFVVLVGVRALFGKRQSVEIYEVDQELEHHLRTRLYRAIANASWLTICRARGSDLTHALTAEIDRIGYGAYAMLMLAGDLVIGVLYVAVAFALSAGMTMVVLGCGVILAIVLRRRAQAVHERGEEISSMTQRLYGAAIEHLQNLKATKTYGLEARNCEIFSTLSAEVARANVESAREQAGAATAFELGSVVILAIVLFGSIRMLQTPPAAILILLVLFARLMPRIMSAQHNYRAFVNSVPSFANVIGIERRCASSAEAGSRPHHRLKLEHQLATTNVSFRYAESGPNVLREVSIAIPAGRIVALVGPSGAGKSTIADILTGLIAPDSGSVLLDGRPIGQSDLRGWSDQVGYVASDTFLFHASIRENLAWASAGAREVELWKALEDAAAASMVAGLARGLDTIIGDRGVMLSHGERQRLALARAFLRDPALLILDEATNNLDSENERTVLNAIARRRGELTVVLIAHRLATVRAADLIYVVENGTIVESGDWASLIANRESRFRTLWEAQSLHVESI